One window from the genome of Choloepus didactylus isolate mChoDid1 chromosome 2, mChoDid1.pri, whole genome shotgun sequence encodes:
- the SH2D5 gene encoding SH2 domain-containing protein 5 isoform X2, whose translation MQKAGAGGRRASDCGPAPPRPRCITKFAQYVGSFPVDDLDTQESVWLVQQQLWALKDCPRRRAVILKLSLQGLKIYSGEGEVLLMAHALRRILYSTWCPANCQFAFIARNPRSPASNLFCHLFVGSQPGEIQILHLLLCRSFQLAYLLQHPEERAQPEPFPGPAGDVPLKPLPRPGDPPVLVREPFGRDQLSQNVHALVSFRRLPAEGPAGSGELPESEGRGGTRHIRLGNPYCSPTLVRKKAIRSKAIRSGAYRGCTYETQLQLSAREAFPAAWEAWPRCPGGPSCLVENEGSLTENIWAFAGISRRCALALLRRDVLGAFLLWPKPGASGQWCLSVRTQCGVVPHHVFRNHLSRYCVEHLPAEFPSLEALVEHHAGTERGLFCSLDMGRLNPSYEEQDCGPEDRPPRALRPLGHAKSEAELQGLG comes from the exons ATGCAgaaggctggggcagggggccGGAGGGCCTCCGACTGTGGCCCTGCCCCTCCTCGGCCCAGGTGCATCACCAAGTTTGCCCAG TACGTGGGCTCCTTCCCCGTGGATGACCTGGACACACAGGAGAGCGTGTGGCTGGTGCAGCAGCAGCTGTGGGCACTAAAG GACTGTCCCCGGCGCCGGGCCGTCATCCTGAAACTCAGCCTTCAGGGCCTCAAGATCTACAGCGGGGAGGGCGAG GTGCTCCTGATGGCTCACGCCCTGAGGCGCATCCTCTATTCCACTTGGTGCCCGGCCAATTGCCAATTTGCCTTCATCGCCCGAAACCCACGGAGCCCGGCCAGCAATCTCTTCTGCCACCTTTTTGTGGGCAGCCAGCCTGGAGAG ATCCAGATCCTGCACCTGCTCCTCTGCCGTTCCTTCCAGCTCGCTTACCTCCTGCAGCACCCTGAGGAGCGGGCACAGCCTGAGCCCTTCCCGGGACCTGCAGGGGATGTGCCCCTGAAGCCACTGCCAAGGCCCGGGGATCCCCCTGTCCTGGTGCGGGAGCCCTTCGGCCGAGATCAGCTCTCACAGAACGTCCACGCACTGGTCTCCTTCCGGCGGCTGCCAGCAGAGGGGCCAGCAGGCAGTGGG GAGCTGCCAGAGTCAGAAGGCCGAGGAGGCACCCGCCATATCCGCCTGGGGAACCCCTACTGCTCACCCACGCTGGTGCGCAAGAAGGCCATCCGCAGCAAGGCCATCCGCTCAGGGGCCTACCGCGGCTGCACCTACGAGACTCAGCTGCAGCTGTCGGCTCGGGAGGCCT TCCCTGCCGCATGGGAGGCGTGGCCCCGGTGTCCCGGTGGCCCCTCGTGCCTGGTGGAGAACGAGGGCAGCCTGACGGAGAACATCTGGGCCTTTGCTGGCATCTCCAG GCGCTGTGCCCTCGCCCTGCTGCGGAGGGACGTCCTCGGGGCCTTCCTGCTGTGGCCCAAGCCGGGCGCCAGCGGCCAGTGGTGCCTGTCGGTGCGGACGCAGTGCGGCGTGGTGCCCCACCACGTCTTCCGGAACCACCTGAGCCGCTACTGCGTGGAG CACCTGCCTGCCGAGTTCCCCAGCCTGGAGGCCCTGGTGGAGCACCACGCAGGGACAGAGCGCGGCCTCTTCTGCTCCCTCGACATGGGCCGCCTGAACCCCAGCTATGAGGAGCAGGACTGTGGGCCCGAGGATAGGCCTCCCCGGGCTCTCCGGCCTCTTGGCCATGCCAAGTCCGAGGCAGAACTGCAGGGCCTGGGCTAG
- the SH2D5 gene encoding SH2 domain-containing protein 5 isoform X1 gives MQKAGAGGRRASDCGPAPPRPRCITKFAQYVGSFPVDDLDTQESVWLVQQQLWALKDCPRRRAVILKLSLQGLKIYSGEGEVLLMAHALRRILYSTWCPANCQFAFIARNPRSPASNLFCHLFVGSQPGEIQILHLLLCRSFQLAYLLQHPEERAQPEPFPGPAGDVPLKPLPRPGDPPVLVREPFGRDQLSQNVHALVSFRRLPAEGPAGSGKELPESEGRGGTRHIRLGNPYCSPTLVRKKAIRSKAIRSGAYRGCTYETQLQLSAREAFPAAWEAWPRCPGGPSCLVENEGSLTENIWAFAGISRRCALALLRRDVLGAFLLWPKPGASGQWCLSVRTQCGVVPHHVFRNHLSRYCVEHLPAEFPSLEALVEHHAGTERGLFCSLDMGRLNPSYEEQDCGPEDRPPRALRPLGHAKSEAELQGLG, from the exons ATGCAgaaggctggggcagggggccGGAGGGCCTCCGACTGTGGCCCTGCCCCTCCTCGGCCCAGGTGCATCACCAAGTTTGCCCAG TACGTGGGCTCCTTCCCCGTGGATGACCTGGACACACAGGAGAGCGTGTGGCTGGTGCAGCAGCAGCTGTGGGCACTAAAG GACTGTCCCCGGCGCCGGGCCGTCATCCTGAAACTCAGCCTTCAGGGCCTCAAGATCTACAGCGGGGAGGGCGAG GTGCTCCTGATGGCTCACGCCCTGAGGCGCATCCTCTATTCCACTTGGTGCCCGGCCAATTGCCAATTTGCCTTCATCGCCCGAAACCCACGGAGCCCGGCCAGCAATCTCTTCTGCCACCTTTTTGTGGGCAGCCAGCCTGGAGAG ATCCAGATCCTGCACCTGCTCCTCTGCCGTTCCTTCCAGCTCGCTTACCTCCTGCAGCACCCTGAGGAGCGGGCACAGCCTGAGCCCTTCCCGGGACCTGCAGGGGATGTGCCCCTGAAGCCACTGCCAAGGCCCGGGGATCCCCCTGTCCTGGTGCGGGAGCCCTTCGGCCGAGATCAGCTCTCACAGAACGTCCACGCACTGGTCTCCTTCCGGCGGCTGCCAGCAGAGGGGCCAGCAGGCAGTGGG AAGGAGCTGCCAGAGTCAGAAGGCCGAGGAGGCACCCGCCATATCCGCCTGGGGAACCCCTACTGCTCACCCACGCTGGTGCGCAAGAAGGCCATCCGCAGCAAGGCCATCCGCTCAGGGGCCTACCGCGGCTGCACCTACGAGACTCAGCTGCAGCTGTCGGCTCGGGAGGCCT TCCCTGCCGCATGGGAGGCGTGGCCCCGGTGTCCCGGTGGCCCCTCGTGCCTGGTGGAGAACGAGGGCAGCCTGACGGAGAACATCTGGGCCTTTGCTGGCATCTCCAG GCGCTGTGCCCTCGCCCTGCTGCGGAGGGACGTCCTCGGGGCCTTCCTGCTGTGGCCCAAGCCGGGCGCCAGCGGCCAGTGGTGCCTGTCGGTGCGGACGCAGTGCGGCGTGGTGCCCCACCACGTCTTCCGGAACCACCTGAGCCGCTACTGCGTGGAG CACCTGCCTGCCGAGTTCCCCAGCCTGGAGGCCCTGGTGGAGCACCACGCAGGGACAGAGCGCGGCCTCTTCTGCTCCCTCGACATGGGCCGCCTGAACCCCAGCTATGAGGAGCAGGACTGTGGGCCCGAGGATAGGCCTCCCCGGGCTCTCCGGCCTCTTGGCCATGCCAAGTCCGAGGCAGAACTGCAGGGCCTGGGCTAG